The genomic DNA AGATAACCTTATCTGTTCCTTAATTTTAGGCATTTCTTCCTTAATTTTGACTATTTTATCAATCTCAATCTAAATATtatttataccaatttttgggcataacaactaccccccaaattccatatgtcattgaaaatgggattggaattttttCTCATCCTTATCAAAATCTGTATAAACATACTTTCCAATATTATTTTACTGGGCGTGCCCTGAACAGGGCGTGCTTTTTGAAGTCCCAGAATTCTAAATTATTGTGAAAGTTATATAAGGCACGCCTTCGTGAGGGCGCGTCCTAGAATTTTTGAACGGTTTGAAATGGTTCTCCCTATTCTCCGGGAATCGTGATCGACGTGATTGATTTGACAGTTGTCCTTTTACAGCTATAAATACCAATCACAATCAGTCTTTTTACTTTTTACTTTTACCCTCTCTCCCTTTCACTTTCCCTTTCTCTCTAAAAACTTCAACACCGGCGGGGTTATTCTGTTCATAATCAGCCTTTTCCGTTCACATTTTCCAAATCTTTTCCGGTCAACTCCTTCCCCAACTGAAAAGGTATGTAAAGCTTTTCTCCTTTTCGTGTTTTTTTATGTATATCATACTACATGTCACATTATCTTTTCAACTTCTTTAACTATTCTTGATGATATGTATATAAAATGGAgtttatatatgtgtatgtatatctGTAATTTTGAATCTTTGTTATTTTAAATCCATAATCATTTggtttaatttttaattttatgtttcTAGGAATCCCAACCGTTCACCTTGAATTAGGCCCAAAAGCATATATTCCGCGAGAGCCGACTATGGCGCACCCTTATATTTAATTATGAGGCGCGTCCTCCCATTTTGTTACTAGTATAGCTACTGTAGTGTGTTTAAGGGACACCTATCTTAGCCACTAACCTTTCAATTTCCTATCATTTAATCTTAATACTAGACTTCATGGGTCTTTCTCTTGACAGGACACGTCTTCTTAATATAGGATGTGCCTTAAGCAGAGGTTAACATAGGTCACCCTTAACACAGTGAATACTATCTTCTCAAGCCCTCCACTTTTTATTTGTTTTCCTCTATATTTTCTTCTCTCATTCTTTCGAATTGGGCGCACCCTCAAtatttctttggttttcttgacaGTTGGAAGACGAGGGCCCGTCCTCACCTTTTTATCCTTTTAAGGACTTTTGCACTAAGTTAGGGATCTACTCCCCTCCATTTATCTCCTTTGAACCAGACTTCCCATACGCACACAGGACTCCCCATTTTTTAGAATAAGAGGCACGCCTTGTTGAAGAGTTCAAAGTCAGTGACATAATGGAAGAATCATCAAATGACTCCCAAGACCACATCCCTCTGAATCAAAGAAGGGGTAAACAAAAATTAGTTCAAAAAGAAAGATCTTCAATCCCTGTTAGTATAAAGTTGGATGATGAAGATTGGTTGGAAAGCTTCAACGCAAACAGGTATAGGGGGACTAAATATGGAGTGAATGTTGGGGCAGGGCCCTCCAAGGTCTCATATAAGGTTGTTTCTCCAAGCCCCTCTCCACAACAGTCTAAGGGCGCGTCTGAAGAAAACACCTCGCCTCTCCGTGATGAGAGCAACTCTTTTGATAAGGACACCCTCCAGTTCTCTACCTCTCCTGATCCTTTTCTCATCCCTTTTCAACACTGGGAAGTTTCTGATAGCGAGTTGGACTTTGACTGGAATGAATATGAGCCATGCACTGAAGCTGTGAAGAAACGTTTCAGGAAGGAGTATGGGAAGCTATTCTGTGTTGGACTCCCTTCAGCCTGCTCAGATGAACAGTTAGGGTGGCTCGTGGAGTACTATGACATGGAAGGTATATGGGCACGCCCTCTCAGCATGATGCGACCCCATATCTTCAACTATAGGAGGAACTTCAAGATTCCCAGAATGGTAACCGGTCCTAAGCTGGTTTCATTAAGTGTTAGAGCGCCTTTACATCCTTTTCTTAGAGAAGTGATAGAGCTTTATGATGCGGCCCCACTCCAACTTTCTCCCAACAGCTACAAATTTATCCTTGATTTGTTCATCTTTTACACTAATTTAGGCTTTCCACAACCCACAATGGCCGAGGTAAGTCAGTTTTTTAGCATATCAGAATGGTTCCACGCAAATACATCGAGGTTTGCCTTGATTTGTTCATCGGGTTACACTAATTTAGGCTTTCCCCAGCCCACAATGGTCGATTCCCACCATATCAGAATGGTTCCACGCAAATACATCGAGGTTTGCCAAGAGAAATATTGAAAGTCCCTTTTTCAATCTTGGCGCCAACTGAGATCCAATTCTCAAAACCTTACTTGGATCTTTTTCATCGACCGGGATTTCAATTGTGTCTTCCGCTGGCCCCATCTTTTCCGTTGGTATTGGTATTCGTGGATCTAGGTCGGGTAGATCACGATTCTCATCATTTTGTAGAGAAGGCGCATCCCCTTGGAGAGGAGCATCAACTTCTTTAGAAGGCGTACCCTGTCTCACAGGGGCATCAACTTCCTTTAAATTTTCTGAAGATAAGGGTGCCCCCTCAGGGAGAGGGGCATCTATTTTATGCACATCCTGTCCAAGACTTTGCAAGACGTCAAATCTTCCTTCGAGCCATTCCCCATTGAAATCTTCTTGGATTATGACATTTGGGGGTTCCTCTTCTTCCAACATTTAAATTGTGATTGTATCTTCCAAGAACAACATTGTTGGAGGTAGTTCAGAGGGGCGCTCGTCTCCTTGCTCGACATAGTAATGGACTCGGATTTCCTCGATTGGTTGTTCGATGCTCCTTTCTCGATCATCATCTGATGCATCTTCGCTGTGGGAGTCCTTCCTAAAGCCCCTCATAGCTTGCCTGTAGCATTCCCGAGAGTCATACTGAAAGCCTTTTATACTTCCCACACCATTTGGGGTTGGAAACTTGATGGTAAGGTGGTGGATTGAAGTAATAGCCCTCATCTCCTGAAGAAAAGGCCGTCCTAACAGCACGTTGTAGGATGACTCTTGATTCAGAACCTTGAACTCGAGCATCTTTGTCACGGACAACGGACTTTACCCCTAAGTACATGGCAACCGAATTAATCCCATAACTCTAACTCCCGCGCCATAGAAACCATAGACCCACGAATCTTCCCCCAATATATCCCGATCAGGTAGCCCCATCTTTTTAAAGGTACTGTAGTAGAGGATGTTTGTCGAGCTTCCATTGTCTACGAAGGCCCTATGGATATTTTTGGTTCCGATCTGGATGGAAATGACCAGCGCGTCATTGTGGGGGTGATGTACCCACTGGGCATCTGCTTCTCTATAGGTGATATCCATGGATTCACCCTTGAACACTTTGGGTAGTCGAGTCTCCACCCTATGAATATCTGTGAGAGGTCTGAACCGAGCTTCCCTAGCATATCTTTCCAAGGCCCTGTTGCTGCATTCCATCCCGAGATCTCCCCCGTAGATTGTTCGGATACTGTTGTCCCTTACGAATTTATTTTCTTCCAGAGTTTCATTGTTCGACCCCCGTGGGGCTCGCCCTCCTTCTTCCTTTGCTCTGTCAGTGCTATCCTTGTGCCTCCTTACTTCCTTAACCACCCATTCGCCAAGATATCCTTCCTTGATAAGTGCTTCGATCTCATCTTTTAGTTGTCGACACTCATGTGTGTTATGTACGGACGACTCATGGTATTCATAATACTTTTTCTTGTCTTTACTTTTACAGGATGATAGAGCCTCGGGTTTTCTAAACAGCCCTCTATTTTTGTTTACCTCAAAGATATGCTCAATAGACGCGGCCAAAGGCGTGTACCGGCTTGTTCAGTAGTCATAGTTTGTGGGAGGACTCCATTCCCTCCTCGTGGTCGTGCCATTCAGCCGGTTTGGGCTTCGACTATTCCTTCTGTACCTTGGGCTTGGAGATCTGTCTCTCTTCATTGCTTTGTTTCTCTGACTTGCTTGCGTTATCGGTTGTACTTCTGCCAGAGATTGTTCTATGGCTTTAAACGATTCTGCCAAAGCAAAGACATCCACCAGAGTGGCTGGGTCTTTTCCCTGTGAATGCTTCCAGAAGTCCGAACCAACCCTTAGCCCTGCTATCAAAATCTTTTCAAGGCTACGTCTAAAGCTCCCATCACACTGGTAGATTCAGCATTGAACCTTTTAAAGTACGACATCAAGCTTTCATCCTCTCTTTGCCTGACGTTGGCGAGAGTTGTAATGGAGGGAGCATATCTCACAGCAGCTTGGAATTTGGTCAAGAACAGAGTCTTCATTTGGTCCCAGGAAATGATTACTCCCGGCCAAAACTTTTGAAACCATTGTTGGGCGCTTTCTCTAAAAGTCGCCGCCAAGAGCCGACATCGAGCCAAGTTTGGGACTTGATATACGTGCATCTCTATATTGAATCGGCCCAGGAATTCCACAGGGTCTGAACTTCCGTGGAAACGGAGATCGCTGGTAGTGTTGCGATATCCGGCTAACAACTGCGCCTCTCTTACAGCCACCGAGAACGGGGAAGGGATTTCGGCCGTAGCCATCACTCTGCCTTCCAAATGGTTAAGTAGCCTTTTCAAATCTCCCACATTGGAAGTTCCCACACCTGGGATAGTTTACATGTGAGGTTACAGAGCTTGGGGCTGCGGTGGAGGTACCTCTGCCTGGTTCCCATCTGGAGGAGCTTGTTGTCGGTTGGTGTTCTGGGCATCTTCTGGTGTCACGATCACTTCGGGGTTCCGACCTTGATCTCCCCCCAGATTTTCTCCTTGACCTCGACTGCGTCCTCGAGCCATCTCGCGATCATAAATTTCCACATCCCTACCAGCGGGCATCAGTGCGGCCACGGTAGTTATCGCGGCGATACCCATCTAAGTACCTACCTCGACCTCCGCCTCTTCCCCTCCATTGGGGTCTTCTCCAACGGTCGCTTCCATATCCTCGACATACCGGTCCAGCAATCTACGGggaggagctctctcatgatCGTGGTGCCGCTCATGATTCCCATGGGAATTTAGGGGCACACGAGTTATATCATGTGACGTCACATCTCCATGATCAACTTCCTTTTGCCATTCAAGTAATAACATTCTCAGATCATCGTCGCCTAAGTGGATCCCCAAGCGATCCTTTAAAGCCGCAAAGCCTCGTTGCTCATTCTCCAGCATGGGCTCCGCCTGTCAGCGCTCCTCAAGACTACCTCCAGACCGGTGCGGATGGCAACCCCCCGGTTATCCGTCCGCAGTATTTTTCGACCATTAGCATCTTCTTCCACAAGCTCGATGATTGGAGATGTATCATTAGAATAGTTCAGACGTTGCGGGGTTATCGGCACACGTCCTCCTCCAGTTTGACCATGGCCGGCCGAGGTATTTTCCTACCTCGGCACACCTATCAGTCATAGGTGTTTTCCCAGGAGCATGAGTAGAATGGTTGTGGCGAAGGCCCCTTCTGGTCTTGCGTCGTTCCACGATGCTCAACCTTGAATCGAAACCGTTCAGAGCATCTCCCATACGATACAGTTGTTCTAGTAGTCAGCATTGCTGATAAGTACAGGCGGTTATCCCCCAACATCTGGAGTGGGGCGATCAGTCATGGGTGGAACGTAAGGTTCATGACATTCATAGCCATGATAAGATTCTTCTTCGGAGCTTCCATCATAAAAAAATCCATCATGATATTGAGACATCCTTCCTCCTAGATGcagatcttgattagcccctccttctagcgccaatttgttgacgaaggaatttgggagcaacaaagtCTGACGTTCGTAGCCGGAAATAAGATCTGTGATGGTGGTTCTTCTTCGGAAACAGGAACAGTAAtcggtggatccgatgaacattattcgtcggaaaagatgaacagtgtttggtggtgatGGTTATTGGtagctgagattgcttagggttagtggtggctcctttgcgctcttgcttctgaccccttgcaattttcctacgtatccctatttatagtgaacaagaaacctaatgggcttacatctcttgtcccgaggcccaatgggaaacccactggaaaccgtcttctagtagctttaggaatgtccgtcaatgaggcccaaccacaaaggcccaaggctcgtccgaggtttcgagacttcacggataaggcatctccctggaGAAGGATAACCCTCCTCTACCAGttgtttctctagtccgtggacgcaagtatagccgtggttcaccccaaatgttggacgcatccttgccCCCGGTAAGGAGCCCCTACCAAATTACatgacaagtgatcccaagcttttggatgcaaagtgcaggatactctgaagtctcccaacgaggacacctgttgactacagagacagagctcccaaagcacacgccatattttaccccacatccccaatgaggacactcattgactacaggaggaggtcttcagtccaggcatacccctggaggtctctgaccattGACATCGCCTTCCTGTAGATGTGCTACAGAAAGGAGTTCatcaatagagtacctgcatcaaataagttagtaataataacctccatcttccttgaatcttccaaaGAACCCGTCCAAGTAATCATGTTGAAGGCCTCTTCAAGACATCCTActcacttagggcgcgccctaagatTTATCATTGATGGACATTTTTCAGAGATTTCCTCACTTTCCTACCAAGTCACTGGGCGCGCCACCTCTCCATGATGAGGGCGCCCCCCTTATACATGGGGTCTATTGACAGCAACTTCTTCATCAACCATCAAAATATAGGGCGCGCCCTTCCTACACACAGGGTGCGCCTACTTTCCTTCCATAAGGTAGATAACTTTATATGTTCCTTAATTTTAGGCATTTCTTCCTCAATTTTGACTATTTAATCAATCTCaatctgaatattatttatacCAATTTTAGGGCATAACAGGTATCTTTGGTGTTATTGCTATATTATACCACCAAATGCAAAAATACTCAACTCCAAAGGGGTGCCATATTTAGATGCAAATATGCATATATGCATCATTGATTCTATATTTGAAACCAAGGATGCATATATGTAGGGCTGCAAATGAACAGAGTTATTCGTAAACAAAACTCGGGATCGGCTCGTTTAAGTGAACTCGGCTTGGTTCGTTTTTTAAACGAGCCGGTCTTGAACATGAAAATGAACTCGGATAAATAAACGAGTCAAGCCGAACTTTTTGCCTGTTCGGCTCGGACTCGGCTCGTTTAGTTCGGGCTCGGCTCGAACTCGGTAACTCGACTAGGATCGGATAaagtttatatatattataaataataaattattactaatcacttaaatatttttacTGGTACATTTTTTCAgcatttattaataatttaattattttaaatattttgtttatttttctaattttaacaCTTACTTTTTCCGTAAGTAAACTATCAAATTGTTATCATGATACATTCATCTTCAATTATTCATATTTCATAAACATCATTAAATAACTTGTAATTTACataaaccaaatttaaaatcatcttgaaaaataaaatgatatagGTAGATTATGAAATAAGTATAAAGTGTGAGTGTGCATATATAATTTTAAGGTAAAACTA from Apium graveolens cultivar Ventura chromosome 5, ASM990537v1, whole genome shotgun sequence includes the following:
- the LOC141660436 gene encoding uncharacterized protein LOC141660436 produces the protein MATAEIPSPFSVAVREAQLLAGYRNTTSDLRFHGSSDPVEFLGRFNIEMHCDGSFRRSLEKILIAGLRVGSDFWKHSQGKDPATLVDVFALAESFKAIEQSLAEVQPITQASQRNKAMKRDRSPSPSRYTPLAASIEHIFEVNKNRGLFRKPEALSSCKSKDKKKYYEYHESSVHNTHECRQLKDEIEALIKEGYLGEWVVKEVRRHKDSTDRAKEEGGRAPRGSNNETLEENKFVRDNSIRTIYGGDLGMECSNRALERYAREARFRPLTDIHRVETRLPKVFKGESMDITYREADAQWVHHPHNDALVISIQIGTKNIHRAFVDNGSSTNILYYSTFKKMGLPDRDILGEDSWVYGFYGAGVRVMGLIRLPCT